One Euphorbia lathyris chromosome 1, ddEupLath1.1, whole genome shotgun sequence DNA segment encodes these proteins:
- the LOC136210788 gene encoding AT-hook motif nuclear-localized protein 5, whose translation MDGREAMALASGSTPYYFHRGGAIGGSGPQSGGYNPNHGFRALSNPNLPVQSNARPGSSGPAFAMEPSHANFGHGIDIAVPSGGSMSEPSVKKKRGRPRKYAPDGQVSLGLSPLPVRPKPSSLQDPMSPKRARGRPPGSGRKQQLALLGEWMNSSAGIAFSPHIIHIGAGEDVVAKILEFAQQRPRALCILSATGTISSVTLRQPASSEPSIAFEGRFEILCLSGSYLVAEEGGPRNRTGGVSASLASPDGHVVGGALGMLTAAGPVQVVACSFVYGASKVKDKPVGRPKTNRDGESTPQGSNDRSGTSKSGFPVTNTAAHQNFMPSTMNVWSVSPRPVDLRNPHTDIDLTRG comes from the exons ATGGATGGAAGAGAAGCCATGGCATTAGCTAGTGGGTCAACACCATATTACTTTCATAGAGGTGGTGCAATTGGTGGTTCTGGACCACAATCTGGTGGATATAACCCTAATCATGGGTTTAGAGCCTTGTCGAACCCGAATTTACCAGTTCAATCCAATGCGAGGCCAGGTTCATCTGGACCAGCATTTGCTATGGAGCCATCACATGCCAATTTTGGTCACGGCATTGACATTGCTGTTCCTTCTGGGGGCTCAATGAGTGAGCCATCAGTGAAAAAGAAGCGAGGGAGGCCACGGAAATATGCTCCCGACGGGCAGGTTTCTCTTGGACTGTCTCCTCTTCCTGTAAGACCAAAGCCCTCTTCATTACAGGATCCAATGAGTCCTAAACGGGCAAGAGGGCGGCCACCCGGGAGTGGGAGGAAGCAGCAGTTGGCTCTTCTTG GTGAGTGGATGAATAGTTCTGCTGGAATAGCATTTTCACCACATATAATCCATATTGGAGCTGGAGAG GATGTTGTCGCAAAAATACTGGAATTTGCCCAACAGAGGCCCAGGGCACTCTGCATCTTGTCTGCAACTGGTACAATTTCTTCAGTAACACTTCGCCAGCCAGCATCTTCGGAACCATCCATCGCATTTGAG GGTCGTTTTGAGATATTATGCTTGTCCGGCTCTTATTTGGTTGCTGAAGAAGGGGGGCCTCGAAATCGAACTGGTGGTGTAAGTGCTTCTCTTGCGAGTCCTGATGGTCATGTCGTTGGTGGTGCACTCGGAATGCTTACTGCAGCTGGCCCTGTCCAG GTGGTGGCATGTAGTTTTGTATATGGTGCTTCTAAGGTGAAGGATAAACCGGTTGGCCGCCCCAAAACAAACCGGGACGGGGAGTCTACACCCCAGGGCAGCAATGATAGATCAGGTACCTCAAAATCAGGTTTCCCGGTGACAAATACAGCAGCACATCAAAATTTCATGCCGTCAACAATGAATGTATGGTCGGTCTCACCACGGCCAGTTGACTTGAGAAACCCTCACACCGATATTGACTTGACTCGAGGATGA
- the LOC136210789 gene encoding kiwellin-1-like: protein MKQVGLHFTHFLLLLVLIAAAAALMAEAQNCNPSGKVRGKKPPNDECNHQNDSDCCEEGKLYNIYRCSPRVSKQTKATLTINSFQRGGDGGGASACDGKFHDDDTPVVALSTGWFNNRKRCLNYIRINGNGKSVKAMVVDECDSTMGCDDEHSYQPPCRNNIVDASRAVWKGLGLKESDDRWGWMDVTWSDA from the coding sequence atgaaGCAAGTTGGCCTTCATTTTACTCATTTTCTCCTACTCCTTGTTCTTATTGCAGCTGCTGCTGCTCTAATGGCGGAGGCACAAAATTGCAATCCTAGCGGCAAAGTGAGGGGAAAGAAACCCCCAAACGATGAATGTAACCATCAAAACGATTCAGATTGCTGCGAGGAAGGCAAGCTCTACAACATCTATAGATGTTCGCCGCGGGTTTCAAAGCAAACCAAGGCGACTTTAACCATCAACAGCTTCCAGAGGGGCGGAGACGGAGGCGGAGCATCGGCATGTGATGGAAAATTCCATGATGATGATACTCCGGTGGTGGCGCTTTCGACCGGATGGTTCAATAACAGGAAAAGATGCCTTAATTACATTAGGATTAATGGTAATGGAAAGAGTGTGAAAGCTATGGTTGTGGATGAATGTGATTCGACAATGGGATGTGACGATGAACATAGTTACCAGCCGCCGTGCCGGAATAATATTGTGGATGCGTCGAGAGCTGTTTGGAAGGGGTTAGGTTTGAAAGAAAGTGATGATCGATGGGGATGGATGGATGTTACCTGGTCTGATGCTTGA